The nucleotide sequence ACGCTCTTTCCAAGCTAATTATTGACGTTCCATCCACAGTAGCCGTAAGTAATGATATTGATATCTTGGATGATCAAGGTCAAAAAATAAAAATTAATATCTCTGTAAATAGTAGAAGAGTCATTATAGATTTCCCTGAACCAGTTACTTCTAGCACTAATAGTTTACAAATAAATCTTAACAAAGTACTACAATCAATTCTTCGTTCTACTTCTACCTACCATCTTTCGGCTAAAGTCGTTGGTAGTGACGTAGAGATTCCTGTAGGTGAAGCTCAAGTTCCTTCATTTTAATTTATTTGTAAATTTTAATAATAACTGCTGAAATTTCATCTTGATTTCATTATGACTTGCCATGCTAGTAGATAGAGGAAGTGTACCTCCTCAGCAAAAACATCACAGACAATTTGAATCTGATAAGAGCAAGCTAACTGGCTACTTCTGCTGACTAACGGCTGTATCAAGGGAGTAGTTAAATATGGCTTTGCCAAGTTTTGATGTATCTATTAAGAGCAGATTCACTCACAAAGCATGAACCTGAAATTTAGCTCACGCATCTAGTTTTTTTTGGAAGTAAATATGAAGAAATCACTGATTTACGCTGTTGTATTGACTCTGAGTAGTACAGCTATTATTGCTCCTAGCTATGCAAGTGCTAGAACCGATGATGGTAGGGTTCCCCATATTGATGGAAATACACAATTCCCTCCCACACGCTGGGGAATTTTTAGACATACTTTCCGGTTACACGTTCCCCAAAATAGCAAAGCTGTTACCCAACTACTTATCAAAGTTCCAGACAATGTAACTATAAGTAGTGACATTAAAAATATCGATGTTGTGGATGAAAATGAACATAATATTAACACTAATGTATCTGTCAATGGTAAAACAATACTACTAGCTTTTACCGAACCAGTTGCTCCTAATACTAAGTTGGATATTGATCTTAACAAGATAAAAAGACGAAATCTTGGTAATGGTTCTGTCTACAGCTTTTCGGTTAAAGAGGTTGGCATTGATGCAGAAATTCCTATAGGTGTTGCTTGGTTTCGTACTTACTAATCCAATCCAACTTTTTCACTAACAAACTATGGGATTTCATTGAGATTTCATCTGTGAATGTCAAACTGATAATAGAAAGTAAATTGAATTAATTTTCAAGGAAAATAAAAATGAAAAAATTGATTTATGCTGTTGCATTCACACTAGCATTTACATCTTCAGTTGATGCTGTTTTCGCAAGCGGAAAACTAGGTGATTTTAGCGCTTCCCATTTGATGAAAAGTGCTGCCATTCCTAATACTACTTATGCCATAGACGCTACTCATAAATTTGAAGTCCATGTACAGGGTAAACCTCTGGCAGGACTCACAATTAATTTACCTGAAGGAGTGAGCATTGATAAGGGTATTGAGGTAGAAAATCAATCAGGGCAAAAAATTCCCACGACAGTTTCTATTAATGAACAAAAAGCTACAGTAGCTTTCTCGCAACCAATAGACCCTGAGACAAAGCTATCAATTTCTATGAAAGGGGTTAATACCACAGGGTATAGCGACGAAACTTGGCAGTATCAAGTATATGCTAAGAAAGTTGGATTCACAGAAGAAATTCCACTTGGTATAGCTCAGATTCAGACTTATCGTTGATTTGCTAGATAAAACTACTGTCTATAAATTTATGTACCGTCAGTAGACCAAAAAGTTTTCCAGAAGCCTTGCCAGTCCTTGATTTCCGCTTGGGAATGCCAGGAGCCGAAATCAGCTTGTAATCTACGTTTCAAGAACTTTTGTTCTGGGTGGACTTTTTGGCGATCGCAACTGGTTATGATTGCCAGTCCCAAAACCGACGGCTGAAACCCCCATTATTTCGTCAACTGGCAAAAGTTTTCGATCTACTGACCGTCTGTTAGGGAAAGAAGAAGTACCATCCGTCTTTTGACTCTCCTATTTGCGTTTAAGTGCAAAAAAAAGTACTACAACTAATTAACGGCACAAACATTATCGATTTTGTTAAGTAGTTGGAATTTTATCTTAGTTTCATACTTAGGTGTCATAATTATTGTTGACTCAATAGATACCTTGCAAAACTTAGTTTCTATAACTCCTCAAACTAAGTTCACACCCTATTTAGGCAAGTCGTCTACTGAGTCTTTTCTTTTTGATTATGTACTGCTAAGACCTTAGCCTACTGTTAGGTCTTGTATAGCTTAATCCTAATTCTTAAGAATTTCATTCTAATTTCATAAACTTCTGTCAACCTATTTATAGGGGTATGCCTATTGCAAGCTATGCTTACGTCACAAATTTCCACCGAACTTTTAACAACTCAATTTGATATGAGGGTGCTGCTAGTCGAAGATGAGCCAGATTTAGGGGCTGCTATCAAGCGCACCTTAAATCAACAAAAGTACTTAGTTGATTGGGTCATGGATGGTAATGAAGCATGGGCTTACTTAGAAAATAGCTCGGCACAATATACAGTAGCGATTCTTGATTGGATGCTTCCAGGTATTACTGGTTTAGAATTGTGTAAAAGACTGCGTTTGAAAGCAAATCCTCTTCCTGTCTTGATGCTAACTGCTAGAGATAGAACGGAAGATAAAGTTACTGGCTTGGATGCGGGTGCAGATGACTACTTAGTGAAGCCCTTTGGGATGGTGGAATTGCTGGCGCGATTGCGGGCTTTGCAGCGTCGTTCTCCGCAGTTTCAACCCCAACAATTAACTGTTGGTAACTTGACTCTAGATTATGGCAACAATACAGTTGTAAGAAAAAATACTATAGATAAACAGCAAAGCATTCCTTTAACTAATAAAGAGTTCCAACTATTGGAATATTTTATGAAGCACCCCAACCAGATTGTTACTACTGAACAAATTCGTAATCAAATTTGGGAAGTTAATGCGGAATCCAGTAGCAATGTAGTGGCAGCGCAAATACGTTTATTACGTAGCAAACTCACCAATAGCGACTGTGCTAACTCAATTGAAACTTTGCACGGTATGGGATATCGCTTTCATCTCACCAATGAATCAGAATAAGCTGTTTCGGCTCACCCGTATTCGTTTGGCTCTCTATTATGCCATCGTTATGGGTTTAATTTTAAGCATATCTGCCTTCGGTTTTTATCGAGCAGTGTTCCATGCCCATGTGGTAGCTTTAGACAGTGAAATCGAGTCTGTATCGGGGACACTGCACGATAGTATTGAAATAACACTACAGTCACCTGGACGTTTGGAACCTTTAGCACATCAGTTATTTCCAAATATAGCTAACTGTGGAATTCAAGCTACTAATTGTATTCAACAACAGCCGCATTCTAAACGTCATCTTCTTGGGATCGTTACTAAAACCAGCTATTACATACGTTTTTTTGATATTTCGGGAAAATTGATTGCTAATGCTGGTTATTATCCAAAGGGTTTACCTAATGTTTTTAATCAACAAACTTGGCAATTTCTCAAAGACAGCAAAGGCAAAGATTACCATCAAATTACTCTAAGTAGGTGGGTGGGAAAATTTAGAACTATGTAACGAAAGTTTAACCAGAGGCATTAGAGTCAAATTTGATACGTTTTGTCCTGTAGTTGCCTTTTTCTCCCCTAGCTTTAACGCCATCAATCACGGCGTAAGCAAGGTCTAACTCATCATCAAATATTTGCCCACATAGTTCATCTTTTTTCAGGTGCTGCCACTCCAATTCAATTGGATTCATCTCGGAGCAGTATGCGGGCAAAAAGAAGAAGTACAACCCACATTCCGCACCCACAACTGTGACACCCCAAGGAAACGGATGTATTTAGTACATAGGAACTAATTAGTGGGAGAATTGACTAGAATTTATTGGCTCTAAATAGGAATTATTACTATTAACTTAGATATATAGTCAAAAAACTTGGACTTTGTACAAAATTTTGGTTCTTAGGTTATTTTGATGGAAAACTTGGTTCAAAATCATTGACTATAAAAAGACAAAAAACCGGTTTGAATCAACAGAAAAATGAGAAAATTTCAACAGATACTTTGATGGAGTTTCTGTTGCCATGTTTAGTACCAAAGACCTTGAATTGAAGAAGATTGACCATTTAGGGATAGTAGCAGGAATAGTAGATTCAATTGGGATTGTAGAAATAATTAATAATTTACTAGGGTCAGAGCCAGGAGAAAAAGTTAGTGCAGGTCAGGTAGTAAAGGCGATGATTTTAAACGGCTTAAGTATGATGTCACAGCCGTTATATATGTTTCCAAAATTCTTTGAATTAATTGCTTGTGAACATTTAATTGGTGTAGGAGTAAAAGCAGAATATCTCAATGATGATAAATTGGGGAGAGTATTAGATAAATTATTTATAAAAGGACTAGATACAGTATTTTTAGCCGTCAGTTTAAATGCAGTAGAAATATATCAGATATCACTCTCATCATCACACTTGGATTCAACATCATTTCATGTAGATGGAGAATATGAAAATAGTTTACCATCAGTGATATTTGAAAATCAAAAAGAATCAGGTTCATTAGAAAAAGAAAATAAAGAGAGTCAATCACCTCAAGCGATAAAGCTGACCTACGGTTATTCAAGAGATCATCGTCCAGATTTAAAACAATTTATTACACAATTAGTATGTTCAGGAGATGGAGATATACCAATATATATAAAAGCAGTATCAGGGAATGAAGTTGATTCTAAAAAGTTTGGAGAAATAGCAGTTGAATATCAGAAAAGAATACAAGTTGATAGTTTAATAGTAGCAGATAGCGCATTATATACAGAATCAAATATCAAGTTAATGTCGAGTCTCAAATGGTTAACCAGAGTACCCTTGACGATAAAATCAGCAAAAAACTTAGTGATGAGTTTAGCAGAATCGGAATTTGTTAAAAGTGAAAAAGTAGGATATTCTTATGCCGAAAAGAAAATAACTTATGGAGATATAGAACAAAGATGGTTAATCGTACAAAGCCAAGATAGAAAAAAATCTGACTTAAAGAAATTATCAAAGAAAATAGAAAAAGCTTTGACTAATACTCAAACTAAGTTAAAAAACCTATCGCAAGAAAAATTTGCTTGTGCTGCTGATGCTAGAAAGGAATTAACCAAAATAAGTAAAGAATTTAAATATCATCAAGTAGAAAATATCGAAGTTATCGAAAAAGATCCTAACGTCAAAGAAGAAAATCAATCAAAATACTATCAAATCTTAGCAACTGTTAGTGAAAATAAAGATGTTATTGACCAAGAAATATTAAGTGCAGGAAGGTTTATAATTGCGACAAATGTTTTGTCAGAAACTGAACTGAGTAGTGAGAAAATGCTGTCCGAATATAAAGCACAACAATCATGTGAGAGAGGATTTAGTTTTCTCAAAAATCCTTTATTTTTAGCAGATAGTATTTTTCTGAAAAGCCCAGAAAGAATAGAAGCATTGGCAATGATAATGGGGTTATGTCTGCTAGTCTATACTCTAGCACAAAGAGAAATTAGAGCAGCTTTAAAATCCTTAAACTATACTGTAAAAAATCAATTGGGCAAAGCCATCAACAATCCAACTATGCGGTGGATATTTCAATGTTTTCAATCAGTTCATCTTGTTACTTTTCAACAAAAAACAGACTTTTATAATTTGACATCTGAGATGAAGTACATTCTCTTATTCCTCCCCGAAGCTTGCCGTAATTACTACAGATATATAAGTTGATTTATCAATATTATTAATACTTTAATCATATCATTTGACTCATTAATAAAATTAATGAGCTTAATTTCTAATGCTGTTTTTAAGTTTATTTCTGGAGAAATATAAGTTATGATAAAGTCTTAATCGTTGAAACATAAAATTATATTATTTATTGTTCTAGAAACCACCCTCATTATTTATTGCTTCTTATTGAGAATACATCTGAATCAACTTTCCTATCTAAAATTTGTTTTTTTATAGATAAATGTATTTTTTTATTCTTTTTTCATGAATTTACCTCCGTAATAACCGATAGTGACACTGGGGGTGCGGAATGTGGGTTAAAAGGTAGCCCTAAACTCTGGCTAAATTTATCCTTGAGGATTTGTACTCGTAGTGTCACAGTAGTATTTATAGTGTTGGCTTGCTCGTATCAAAGAAAGTATTTCATGAACGAGTAAGCTTTTTTTACCTATGAAAACTTTTTGGGCAACCCTCCACCGTTACCGCTTCCATTTCATAGTCCCTACAAAAAATAGCGATCGCAGCCAAGCGTCCACTTCTATTAACGCATTAAGACTTGTAATGCTTATGCAGCATAGTTTATAGCTTTTCTTAGTGCCATTCGGTATATGGGGTTTGGCAAACTTCGTATATTTTAGTCTACTTTACCTTCTGGTAAGCCGTCCTCTGGGTATCTACGGTTACGCTATATGAACGCCAACGCCTTTTTATTTGTAAAAATCCTCACCCGTAGCTACTTGTGGGGTATGCAAACTGTGGCCTATGCGATCGCTCTTTTTAGCCCAAAAACTTATCCAATTAACTTACCAATTTCATTTAATTTCTGTGACAAGATTTCTTGTAAAGATTGAAGTTGTTCACGACTAGCATTAGCTAAAGTTATCTCAGATAATCCACTACTGATTTTTGAATAATTACTTTTACTTCTTTCGATTCTGATTGTTCTGATGTTAAATACTTAGTTTTAATACCCTTAATTAAATCGCGTGTCTCAGGTACAGTTAAACTTTCATTTAATACCTGTTCTGTTGCTTTTATTCGTTCTATAGCTGCCTCTTGTTCGGAAACTTTCAATATTTTTGATGACAATGTTACTAATGCCAATGCGTGAGCGCCTTTCAGTTCTTGATGACGAATTGCTTTTTTTAAATCTTCTGGCAAAGATAACATTGGTAAAAGATTGGACTTAACAGAAGCAGGATTCAACCCAAATTCTAAGAACACTAAAAATAAAGCTTGCTCCTCGTTAATAATACCCAGTACTTCTAAACCTTGTTGTTGCTTCTCACTACTAGCAATTAATAATTTTGTTAATTCCTTGACTTGATTATTACGTTCAAGCCGCTTAAGTACAGCACCAAGAGTTGTAGCAACCTCATCAATTTCTAAACTAGTGGATTTGGTGATCTCTTTAAATATTGCTTCTGCCTTATCCAGTGGATTTAAATCTTCAAAACCTAAAAAAGTCAATAACGAAGATTGATCTAAATCCTGTGGCTGAGGTACGATTAATGCTCGAATAGTCTCCCATCCTAATAGCTTTGCTCCAGACCAACGTAACTGTCCGTCCAAGAGCATATAACGACCGTTATCTTGAGGAACTAAAATAACTGGTGTAATCTGCCCATGTTTTTTTAGTAATCTCGCTTTTGCCTGAATAGACTCTTGTGTAATTGTTTGTCTTGGCTGGTTAGGGTTAGGGTCAATTAGACCTGTATCAATGGCAATCTCACCTGTTTGCGTTTGCAATTGTTCGCGCAATTTGGCGATTTCTGTCTCTAATTCTGGTGATTGTAAAGCACGTAACCTTTCTACTTCAGCTTGTAAATCCGTAATTCTTTGTTCTTGATCAGTTTTCTGTACTGCCCCTTTAAATTTATCGCCGATTTGTGGTAATCCTTTTGCCATTATTTTTCCTTAATTAATGCAATTATATCATCAACAATTAACTTGAAATCTTTGCAAGCAGGATGCTTGGGACGATACTTGTGCAATGGTAATCCATAGGCACTAGCATTTTTAAATTCGTTAGAACTGCGAATTTTTGGATACAACTTTATACCTAATCTCTCAGCAATTGCAGGTAACTGTGCCAGGTATTGCCTGTGCATAGCTACTACTCCGTTATACATACTGGGAACAAACCCTAAAATTGGTGGACGTGGTTCAAGTTGTAACTCGTCACTTGTGGAAATGCACCATTCAACTAACTCTGCCGAACCAGAAATAGCTTTCATCTCTAACTGTACTGGAACTAAAACATGAGTAGCAGCAGCTAAAGCATTGACGTTTAGCATACCCAAAGTTGCAGGACAGTCCAAGATAATTAAGTTATGAGGTAATGAATATTTATTTAGTTTGTCCGCTAGACTGTATTCTCCACGTTTTCTGATAACCAATTCATTAGCTATTTCAGCCAACAAGGGATGTCCTTGACACACCTCAACTTTGGAATCCCAAACTGGTACTAATGACCAATCACCTTTAAAATCCTTAGAAAGTAACTCTACTGTAGTTAAATTTGCTTCGGCTGGTGACAAACCACAAAACACATCCAATGAACGTTGGGGGTCTAAATCTAACATAGCTACTGTATAACCCCGCTTACTTACTTCATAGGCAATATGTGTGCTAATGGTAGACTTACCTACTCCACCAGCATTAGCCAGGAGCGCGAGAACTATTTGTTTCATAAAAATTACTCAAACTTAGTCGCAGTATATCAATTGTTTGTCGGATTTTAAAATCCGACAAACATAAGTTTGAAAATTTTAATAAATGTTGTATTTTGAAATACGACACAAGCTGAATTTCAAAAATTACATTTGGCTAACTGAGCTAGGCTTTTTGGCTACTCGATAAGTCTCCTAATTTATCTGTGGTGGACGAGCTTCTCCCCCATTTTTTTGTCGCCAAATTTATCAACCAAATAACTCCCGGTGCTGATAAGCAAATCGAGAAACATCCAGACTAGCCACAGGTTTAGCATAAATAGCCTGATTGCGAATTGCCTGTATCTGTTCTGACTCTCGCTCCATAGCTGGTGTAAATTCTTGTCGCTGTTTCAGCAAATCCTCAAACTCAATTTGCTCTGGTCTACCTTGATAAAAAGCCGACTCAGCACAACGGCGGACTGCATTACCAATTTCTGCTGGGCTGCAAATACGATATTCAGCCAACAACCTACGCCATTGGTCATCACTCCAAGGTGAGTTATTGTCTCGAAAAGCTGGAAAATACTTGGCTAGATGTAGATTGAAAACTTCATATCTTGCCCCTTCATGGGGTAAGTCCACAAAAAAGATATCATCAAAACGACGCACTAATTCCGCAGGTAGCATTTCTAAGCGGTTGACAGTAGCAATAGTATAAACTGGCTCTTGATGCTCTTGCATCCAAGTTAGTAAAGCAGCAGATAGCCGCCGTGCCACACCTCCATCTGCATTGGAGTCCCAGCCTGCAAAGCCTTTATCAAAGTCATCCCAATAAAGTACACAGGGAGCAAGGGAAGTCACCAAAGCAATAAACTCCTTTAATGCTCTGTCGGGATGAGAATCACCCAGTAGTACACCCCAATTAGCTGCTAACAATGGTAATCCCATTTTCTTAGCTGCTAACTTGGCAGAGAGACTTTTACCCGTACCCGGTGGCCCCCATAAGAGCATCCCAGTGGGAAACTTCAATCCATATTGCTGTGCTTTAGGTTGAAGTAGACAGGTAATAGTTTCCAACCTTTTCTCTAGCAAATCTAATCCCCCGGCTGAAGGTACATCCGGTTGGGCAATGTACTC is from Nostoc cf. commune SO-36 and encodes:
- a CDS encoding ATP-binding protein; this encodes MKLTDWPTLANQNTPIVAMEYHTPDRMQILQQFYHWGEERSLSVFVWNPGYCRLQQLIHHQGQYILQSTDRGKDGDIIQYLLEEYQPGIYLLEGVLNERDGSKISQKCSYQLLNACHQALWSQQHHYWVLLETYVQLPLELQHFIPVLSNLLPDQQQVQMVVEQFCDAWVGRSHHRLQQFAECDRRAVTDRNSWLKTTEKTSALQLLFRACQGLPIGEINMLLQQCLGFAEQIEGIAQLVLEHKVSKLRGRGLEYIAQPDVPSAGGLDLLEKRLETITCLLQPKAQQYGLKFPTGMLLWGPPGTGKSLSAKLAAKKMGLPLLAANWGVLLGDSHPDRALKEFIALVTSLAPCVLYWDDFDKGFAGWDSNADGGVARRLSAALLTWMQEHQEPVYTIATVNRLEMLPAELVRRFDDIFFVDLPHEGARYEVFNLHLAKYFPAFRDNNSPWSDDQWRRLLAEYRICSPAEIGNAVRRCAESAFYQGRPEQIEFEDLLKQRQEFTPAMERESEQIQAIRNQAIYAKPVASLDVSRFAYQHRELFG
- a CDS encoding ParA family protein; the encoded protein is MKQIVLALLANAGGVGKSTISTHIAYEVSKRGYTVAMLDLDPQRSLDVFCGLSPAEANLTTVELLSKDFKGDWSLVPVWDSKVEVCQGHPLLAEIANELVIRKRGEYSLADKLNKYSLPHNLIILDCPATLGMLNVNALAAATHVLVPVQLEMKAISGSAELVEWCISTSDELQLEPRPPILGFVPSMYNGVVAMHRQYLAQLPAIAERLGIKLYPKIRSSNEFKNASAYGLPLHKYRPKHPACKDFKLIVDDIIALIKEK
- a CDS encoding DUF2808 domain-containing protein, whose product is MKKLIYAVAFTLAFTSSVDAVFASGKLGDFSASHLMKSAAIPNTTYAIDATHKFEVHVQGKPLAGLTINLPEGVSIDKGIEVENQSGQKIPTTVSINEQKATVAFSQPIDPETKLSISMKGVNTTGYSDETWQYQVYAKKVGFTEEIPLGIAQIQTYR
- the rppA gene encoding two-component system response regulator RppA; this encodes MLTSQISTELLTTQFDMRVLLVEDEPDLGAAIKRTLNQQKYLVDWVMDGNEAWAYLENSSAQYTVAILDWMLPGITGLELCKRLRLKANPLPVLMLTARDRTEDKVTGLDAGADDYLVKPFGMVELLARLRALQRRSPQFQPQQLTVGNLTLDYGNNTVVRKNTIDKQQSIPLTNKEFQLLEYFMKHPNQIVTTEQIRNQIWEVNAESSSNVVAAQIRLLRSKLTNSDCANSIETLHGMGYRFHLTNESE
- a CDS encoding ParB/RepB/Spo0J family partition protein, whose amino-acid sequence is MAKGLPQIGDKFKGAVQKTDQEQRITDLQAEVERLRALQSPELETEIAKLREQLQTQTGEIAIDTGLIDPNPNQPRQTITQESIQAKARLLKKHGQITPVILVPQDNGRYMLLDGQLRWSGAKLLGWETIRALIVPQPQDLDQSSLLTFLGFEDLNPLDKAEAIFKEITKSTSLEIDEVATTLGAVLKRLERNNQVKELTKLLIASSEKQQQGLEVLGIINEEQALFLVFLEFGLNPASVKSNLLPMLSLPEDLKKAIRHQELKGAHALALVTLSSKILKVSEQEAAIERIKATEQVLNESLTVPETRDLIKGIKTKYLTSEQSESKEVKVIIQKSVVDYLR
- a CDS encoding DUF2808 domain-containing protein — its product is MKKSLIYAVVLTLSSTAIIAPSYASARTDDGRVPHIDGNTQFPPTRWGIFRHTFRLHVPQNSKAVTQLLIKVPDNVTISSDIKNIDVVDENEHNINTNVSVNGKTILLAFTEPVAPNTKLDIDLNKIKRRNLGNGSVYSFSVKEVGIDAEIPIGVAWFRTY
- a CDS encoding IS1634 family transposase, with product MFSTKDLELKKIDHLGIVAGIVDSIGIVEIINNLLGSEPGEKVSAGQVVKAMILNGLSMMSQPLYMFPKFFELIACEHLIGVGVKAEYLNDDKLGRVLDKLFIKGLDTVFLAVSLNAVEIYQISLSSSHLDSTSFHVDGEYENSLPSVIFENQKESGSLEKENKESQSPQAIKLTYGYSRDHRPDLKQFITQLVCSGDGDIPIYIKAVSGNEVDSKKFGEIAVEYQKRIQVDSLIVADSALYTESNIKLMSSLKWLTRVPLTIKSAKNLVMSLAESEFVKSEKVGYSYAEKKITYGDIEQRWLIVQSQDRKKSDLKKLSKKIEKALTNTQTKLKNLSQEKFACAADARKELTKISKEFKYHQVENIEVIEKDPNVKEENQSKYYQILATVSENKDVIDQEILSAGRFIIATNVLSETELSSEKMLSEYKAQQSCERGFSFLKNPLFLADSIFLKSPERIEALAMIMGLCLLVYTLAQREIRAALKSLNYTVKNQLGKAINNPTMRWIFQCFQSVHLVTFQQKTDFYNLTSEMKYILLFLPEACRNYYRYIS